The Lewinellaceae bacterium genome has a segment encoding these proteins:
- a CDS encoding DUF1573 domain-containing protein, with protein sequence MKKLLFSTIAFLFALGCIAQPLNKESYEVMLELAKEYYEIGDYYSALEKYEEAYDERKDNSLNITMAELQYELRDYVKAERLFRRLIDRSKDNEYAAYKFQYGRVLKMNEKYSQAITILKEFVEETTDETLKELAQNEIAGAEMAEILPANNKGVSVNNLGRSINIPLSEYSPAMGNDGKLYFGGLDRDQKDAIEIEESDAHYSKIFTSTKSDRGWGEGVALDEKINRPGYNTNNVSFSEDGNTMYFTRSLLKGNNLSESKIFMSQRDGASWTGAKEVAGINGDYIATHPAVGELFGKEVLFFTTDMEGGEGGLDIFYATNKGGGVYGDPVSLGPKINTPGDEMTPFYYDGTLFFSSTGHPGIGGADIFYSTWDGSRWSEPKNMGKGYNTSVDDLYFRMYNDGYSGFLTSNRPGGRSAKGKTCCDDILGFEIPKMYADLVVGAFTESKQPILGATVSLKETTSGADAVPETQTNTKSNRFDFGLSLEKPYMIVVSADGYFPDSLTFNTVGLKETKTFQNNFFLKPKPVEPEFITIVEETPIVMENILYPFDKDIITEQAEIDLQFIYDLLIKYPEMKIELRSHTDARGEDAYNMDLSQRRTESARRWLVRKGIDRSRIEAKGYGETVPQTVTAKVAATYDYLKEGDVLTEAYINALPTEEMKEVAHSLNRRTEFQITAGPTSIIIETKSLKKQESDAGKEEKAISPATGTEKKKTQKKPSKSRNTLIGEQNHDPIISTMSSLYGKKVTKNVPIMTFENRVLDLGKVKRGEKRHFSYTFVNKGDTALKISLISACDCTTTDYPARTIKPGESGEIKVTFDSTEKEESEVIDVDIYLENTLPGTEEPIVEMLQYKYELIK encoded by the coding sequence ATGAAAAAACTATTATTTTCCACTATAGCCTTTTTGTTTGCCCTGGGGTGTATTGCCCAACCTCTGAATAAAGAATCTTATGAGGTGATGCTGGAGCTGGCAAAGGAATATTATGAAATAGGCGATTATTACAGCGCCCTTGAAAAATATGAGGAAGCTTACGATGAGCGTAAAGACAATAGCCTGAACATAACCATGGCAGAGCTTCAATATGAATTGCGCGATTACGTTAAAGCAGAAAGATTATTCCGCAGGCTTATTGATCGAAGCAAAGACAATGAGTATGCAGCGTATAAATTCCAATACGGCCGCGTTTTAAAAATGAACGAAAAGTATTCCCAGGCCATCACCATACTGAAAGAATTTGTAGAGGAGACCACGGATGAAACCCTCAAAGAACTGGCTCAAAATGAAATTGCAGGTGCCGAAATGGCGGAAATTCTGCCTGCCAACAATAAAGGGGTTTCCGTAAACAATCTCGGTCGCAGTATCAATATTCCCCTATCGGAATATTCTCCTGCTATGGGAAATGATGGAAAATTATACTTCGGAGGGCTGGATCGCGATCAAAAAGATGCCATTGAAATTGAGGAGTCTGATGCTCACTATTCAAAAATATTCACTTCGACCAAATCCGATCGTGGATGGGGAGAAGGGGTTGCACTCGATGAAAAAATTAACCGCCCGGGATATAACACCAACAATGTTTCTTTTTCTGAAGATGGCAATACCATGTACTTTACCCGGTCCCTGCTCAAAGGAAACAACCTGTCGGAGAGCAAAATATTTATGAGCCAGCGTGATGGAGCCTCCTGGACCGGAGCCAAGGAAGTGGCGGGCATCAATGGTGATTATATCGCTACACACCCTGCTGTTGGAGAATTATTCGGTAAGGAAGTGTTATTTTTCACCACCGATATGGAAGGCGGTGAAGGAGGATTGGATATTTTTTATGCTACGAACAAAGGTGGCGGTGTTTATGGCGACCCGGTAAGCCTGGGACCAAAAATCAACACACCCGGTGATGAAATGACGCCTTTTTATTATGATGGCACCCTATTCTTCAGTTCAACCGGACATCCTGGAATCGGAGGGGCTGACATATTCTATAGCACCTGGGATGGAAGCCGCTGGAGCGAACCTAAAAACATGGGAAAAGGGTACAACACCAGCGTGGATGACCTTTATTTCAGAATGTACAATGATGGATACAGCGGATTTTTGACTTCCAATCGTCCGGGCGGACGTTCTGCCAAAGGAAAAACCTGCTGTGATGATATCCTTGGTTTTGAAATTCCTAAAATGTACGCTGACCTTGTAGTGGGTGCATTTACTGAAAGTAAGCAACCTATTTTGGGGGCTACCGTCAGCCTAAAGGAAACGACGAGTGGAGCAGATGCCGTACCTGAAACTCAAACCAATACAAAAAGTAACCGATTTGATTTTGGACTTTCCCTGGAAAAACCATATATGATCGTGGTGAGCGCAGATGGATATTTCCCTGATTCCCTTACCTTCAATACAGTGGGATTAAAGGAAACCAAAACATTCCAGAACAATTTCTTCCTGAAGCCTAAACCTGTAGAGCCTGAATTCATCACGATAGTAGAAGAAACGCCTATCGTAATGGAGAACATCCTCTACCCTTTTGATAAAGACATTATTACAGAACAGGCAGAGATAGATCTACAGTTCATTTATGACCTCCTGATCAAATACCCGGAGATGAAGATCGAACTGCGTTCCCATACAGATGCCCGTGGTGAGGATGCCTACAATATGGATCTCTCCCAGCGCCGTACCGAATCTGCGAGAAGATGGCTCGTCCGCAAAGGAATTGACCGGTCAAGAATTGAAGCCAAAGGATACGGAGAAACTGTTCCTCAAACGGTTACGGCTAAAGTGGCCGCTACTTACGATTACCTCAAGGAAGGAGATGTTTTGACGGAAGCATACATCAATGCATTGCCCACTGAGGAAATGAAAGAAGTCGCCCACAGCCTCAACCGTCGTACTGAATTCCAGATCACTGCAGGACCTACCAGCATTATTATTGAAACCAAAAGCCTGAAGAAACAGGAATCAGATGCTGGAAAGGAGGAAAAAGCAATCTCTCCTGCCACAGGTACGGAAAAGAAAAAAACACAGAAGAAACCTTCCAAAAGCAGAAATACGCTGATCGGTGAACAAAATCATGATCCGATCATCAGTACCATGTCTTCTCTTTATGGTAAAAAGGTCACCAAGAATGTGCCGATAATGACTTTTGAAAACCGTGTCCTCGATCTGGGAAAAGTAAAAAGAGGTGAAAAACGTCATTTTTCCTATACTTTCGTCAATAAAGGAGATACGGCCTTAAAAATTTCACTCATTTCTGCCTGTGATTGTACGACAACTGATTATCCTGCCCGCACCATCAAACCAGGTGAATCAGGTGAAATCAAGGTTACTTTCGACAGCACCGAAAAAGAGGAAAGTGAAGTCATCGATGTGGACATCTACCTGGAAAATACCCTTCCCGGCACAGAAGAACCTATCGTGGAGATGTTGCAATACAAATATGAATTGATCAAATAA
- a CDS encoding Bax inhibitor-1/YccA family protein, whose translation MSRRRGLFSGSSNPMMNEKMFEKSAHQTLDGHFLQVEEKMTMQGAINKSFILGIIMLATALLGYTMPSSLFMWGGAIAGFIVVIIAARKPHLSGTLAPIYAALEGLFVGSISAIYASFYDGIIFQAVSLTMAVFFMMLFIYKTGIIKVTNKFRTGIVMATGAVVLVYLVNIVLSLFGVHVPFLHDGGMIGIGISLVIIGIASMNLLLDFDNFEKGEKFGAPAYMEWFSAMGLLITLVWLYIEILRLISILSRD comes from the coding sequence ATGAGTAGAAGAAGAGGATTATTTAGCGGGTCTTCAAACCCCATGATGAATGAAAAAATGTTTGAAAAATCAGCCCACCAAACGCTGGACGGACATTTTCTCCAGGTAGAGGAAAAAATGACCATGCAGGGGGCCATCAACAAGAGTTTCATTCTTGGGATTATTATGCTGGCTACTGCACTGCTCGGTTATACTATGCCGTCGAGCTTGTTTATGTGGGGAGGAGCGATAGCCGGATTTATCGTAGTGATCATTGCGGCCAGAAAACCTCACCTTTCGGGTACACTTGCTCCTATTTACGCTGCGTTGGAAGGACTATTCGTAGGTTCTATATCAGCCATTTACGCTTCATTTTACGACGGTATTATTTTCCAGGCCGTCAGCCTGACCATGGCTGTATTTTTCATGATGCTTTTTATTTATAAAACAGGGATCATTAAGGTAACCAACAAATTCCGTACAGGGATCGTTATGGCCACCGGAGCTGTGGTCCTGGTTTATTTGGTGAATATCGTCCTGTCGCTTTTCGGCGTGCATGTTCCTTTCCTTCATGATGGAGGAATGATCGGTATTGGCATCAGCCTGGTGATTATCGGGATTGCCTCCATGAATTTATTGCTCGATTTCGACAATTTTGAAAAAGGAGAAAAGTTCGGAGCACCGGCCTACATGGAGTGGTTTTCCGCTATGGGATTGCTCATCACCCTGGTATGGCTTTACATTGAGATCTTACGGCTCATCTCCATTTTATCGCGAGATTAG
- a CDS encoding TraR/DksA C4-type zinc finger protein — MTPEDRTELKKRIVETIEKTKKELALLEDATQPITPENSIGRVSRMDAINNKSVSKVALRSVNRKLANLNTALHKADDPDFGICSNCKRPIAPARLMFMPQSTRCVRCADRG, encoded by the coding sequence ATGACTCCGGAAGATAGAACCGAACTCAAAAAACGCATCGTTGAGACGATCGAAAAAACAAAAAAAGAACTGGCTTTACTGGAGGATGCAACCCAACCCATCACGCCTGAAAATTCCATCGGACGAGTCAGCCGCATGGATGCCATCAATAATAAAAGCGTTTCTAAAGTGGCACTCCGCTCTGTAAACCGCAAACTCGCCAACCTAAACACAGCCCTCCACAAGGCCGATGACCCTGATTTCGGTATTTGCTCTAATTGCAAAAGACCCATCGCCCCGGCACGCCTGATGTTTATGCCCCAAAGTACCCGTTGTGTGAGATGCGCAGACCGGGGATAA
- the radA gene encoding DNA repair protein RadA: MAKLKTIYVCNSCGSTFPAWSGKCSACNEWNTITEEVIEKETKQEEKHSSWKEDGPGKMAKKAIPLSEVRTTEIGRMLSQDNEFNRVLGGGFVPGSVILIGGSPGIGKSTLLLQLALNVNRKTLYVSGEESEGQIKLRASRLGTQHENCFIYTETNTNKLLKQAKAIEPDLLVIDSIQTMSSPHLESMPGSVSQIRECAAEMQRFAKETNIPVVIIGHITKEGTIAGPKLLEHIVDVVLQFEGDRNYSYRILRTIKNRFGSTDELGIYEMQADGLREVANPSELLLSQKDDDLSGSAVAATMEGMRPMLIETQALVSTAVYGTPQRSATGFDLRRLSMLLAVLEKRGGLPFGQNDVFLNLAGGIRVDDPAIDLAIVSALISSLEDVSVPSNICFAGEVGLSGEIRAVSRVDQRIQEAARLGFKQIFISKFNTKGLNPERYDIQISTIGKVEELYKALFE, from the coding sequence TTGGCAAAACTAAAGACCATCTACGTTTGCAATAGTTGTGGATCAACCTTCCCGGCCTGGTCGGGAAAATGCAGCGCCTGCAATGAGTGGAACACCATTACGGAAGAAGTAATAGAAAAAGAGACCAAACAGGAAGAGAAACACAGCAGCTGGAAAGAGGATGGCCCCGGTAAAATGGCCAAAAAAGCCATTCCACTGTCTGAAGTCCGTACCACAGAGATCGGAAGAATGCTCAGCCAGGACAATGAATTCAACCGGGTACTGGGCGGAGGTTTCGTTCCCGGTTCAGTTATTTTGATCGGAGGCTCCCCGGGAATCGGAAAATCGACCTTGTTGTTGCAACTGGCCCTCAATGTCAACCGAAAAACCCTTTACGTTTCCGGGGAAGAAAGTGAGGGGCAAATTAAACTGCGGGCCAGCAGGCTCGGCACCCAGCACGAGAATTGTTTCATTTACACTGAAACCAATACCAATAAACTTTTAAAACAGGCCAAAGCCATTGAACCCGATCTTTTGGTGATCGACTCGATTCAAACGATGTCCTCGCCGCACCTGGAATCTATGCCGGGCAGTGTTTCCCAAATAAGGGAATGTGCCGCAGAAATGCAGCGTTTTGCCAAGGAAACCAATATCCCTGTGGTCATCATTGGCCATATTACCAAAGAAGGTACCATTGCCGGGCCGAAATTACTGGAGCACATCGTTGATGTCGTGCTACAGTTTGAAGGCGACCGCAATTACAGCTACCGAATATTACGAACCATCAAAAACCGCTTTGGCTCGACAGACGAGCTGGGCATTTACGAAATGCAGGCCGATGGATTAAGGGAAGTAGCCAACCCTTCCGAATTGTTGCTTTCGCAGAAAGACGACGACCTGAGTGGGAGCGCAGTAGCCGCCACCATGGAAGGCATGCGCCCGATGTTGATCGAAACCCAGGCGCTGGTAAGCACAGCCGTTTATGGCACGCCACAGCGATCTGCTACCGGCTTTGACCTGAGAAGACTCAGCATGTTGCTCGCCGTTTTGGAAAAACGCGGCGGGCTGCCTTTCGGGCAAAATGATGTGTTTCTCAACCTGGCAGGAGGTATCCGCGTCGATGACCCTGCCATTGACCTGGCTATTGTGAGTGCCTTGATTTCTTCCCTGGAAGATGTTTCTGTGCCCTCCAATATATGTTTCGCTGGCGAGGTCGGTCTCTCAGGAGAGATCAGGGCCGTAAGCCGCGTCGATCAGAGAATCCAGGAAGCCGCTCGCCTGGGGTTCAAACAAATTTTCATCTCCAAGTTTAATACCAAAGGGCTAAACCCGGAACGGTATGATATTCAGATTTCTACCATCGGAAAGGTGGAGGAGTTGTACAAGGCTCTGTTTGAGTAG
- a CDS encoding sulfite exporter TauE/SafE family protein, whose amino-acid sequence MNYLIMTVTTAFLEYWDLLIFFFLIALFYSSAGFGGGSSYLAVLALYSLPFTQIRSAALLCNIVVVSGGVMIFLKNGHYKWKKVLPLVFASVPLAFVGGLVPLRQSAFFILLGFGLIFAAAGMWFRPGRGELPEGEVKVKTSFVNAAYGGVVGFVSGMLGIGGGIFLSPILHLTRWDNAKTIAATSSFFILVNSISGLAGQLLNDKFEAVWELTLLLVISVFIGGQIGSRLSAVQFSQTRVKQVTALLIFMVGGRILWKQFELQEWLLSLVG is encoded by the coding sequence ATGAACTACCTGATAATGACGGTGACTACGGCCTTTCTGGAATATTGGGATCTTCTGATCTTTTTTTTTCTTATCGCTTTATTTTATTCTTCTGCCGGTTTTGGTGGCGGATCGAGTTATTTGGCTGTGCTGGCTTTGTACAGTCTGCCTTTTACTCAAATTCGATCTGCGGCATTATTGTGCAATATCGTGGTGGTATCGGGAGGAGTAATGATTTTTCTGAAAAATGGTCATTATAAATGGAAAAAGGTATTGCCCCTGGTTTTTGCGAGCGTGCCTTTGGCGTTTGTCGGTGGTTTGGTTCCGTTAAGGCAGTCAGCGTTTTTTATTTTGCTGGGATTTGGATTAATTTTTGCCGCAGCAGGAATGTGGTTCCGGCCGGGGAGAGGGGAGTTGCCTGAGGGCGAGGTCAAGGTAAAAACGTCTTTTGTCAACGCGGCCTATGGAGGAGTGGTTGGTTTTGTTTCAGGAATGTTGGGTATTGGCGGGGGCATTTTTCTTTCCCCCATTTTACACCTCACCCGTTGGGACAATGCAAAAACCATCGCCGCCACCTCCAGCTTTTTTATCCTCGTCAATTCCATTTCCGGGTTGGCCGGACAATTACTGAATGATAAATTTGAAGCGGTTTGGGAACTTACCCTTTTACTGGTTATCTCCGTTTTTATCGGCGGACAAATTGGCTCCCGACTGAGTGCGGTTCAGTTTTCTCAGACTAGAGTGAAACAGGTGACCGCTTTATTGATCTTTATGGTAGGGGGTAGGATTTTGTGGAAACAATTTGAATTGCAGGAGTGGTTGCTGTCCTTGGTTGGGTGA
- a CDS encoding metal-dependent transcriptional regulator, whose amino-acid sequence MLTISKENYLKAIYKHREGEDFPVPASYIADELQVSNAAISKMAKTLSEQGLLDYQKHKGVRLTGEGEKFALKVIRRHRLWELFLINVLGLTWAEVHDEAERLEHSTSEFLIDKMDEFLGFPKLDPHGSPIPDKNGKLPELPAVLKMELCEPGKSYKIARVQDGDAQLMQYLTRLGIKLNIEIKIIEKFSFDQSISIEIKGQNFLLSEKVVERIWVIHE is encoded by the coding sequence ATGCTCACAATCTCTAAAGAAAATTATCTCAAAGCCATTTATAAACACCGCGAAGGGGAAGATTTCCCCGTGCCGGCTTCTTACATTGCTGACGAACTGCAGGTTTCCAATGCAGCCATCAGCAAAATGGCCAAAACCCTCTCCGAGCAAGGGCTTTTGGATTATCAAAAACACAAAGGAGTTCGCTTAACGGGAGAAGGAGAGAAATTTGCCCTCAAAGTCATCCGCAGACATCGTTTATGGGAATTATTCCTGATCAACGTGTTAGGACTAACCTGGGCAGAGGTCCATGATGAAGCGGAACGACTTGAACATTCCACCTCCGAGTTCCTGATTGATAAGATGGATGAATTTTTGGGCTTCCCAAAATTGGACCCGCATGGCTCTCCCATTCCGGATAAAAACGGGAAGTTACCAGAATTACCGGCTGTTTTAAAAATGGAATTATGCGAACCAGGCAAATCCTATAAAATTGCCAGGGTACAGGATGGTGATGCCCAGCTCATGCAATATCTGACACGCCTCGGCATCAAGCTGAATATTGAAATCAAAATTATCGAGAAATTTTCTTTTGATCAATCTATAAGCATAGAAATAAAGGGACAGAATTTCCTGTTGAGTGAAAAGGTGGTGGAACGGATTTGGGTGATCCATGAATAA
- a CDS encoding FeoA domain-containing protein, with protein sequence MITPLIALLFGLLVTMLTGWFFWPNSGLNAKWKRASINTKRVLLEDALKHIYDCEYKSTSASLNSIAGNLNISGDQAARLIARLESMGLIQSTTKQLELTDVGRSYALRVIRVHRVWERYLADETSLGEMEWHNDADYKEHVMTIEEANELAASIGNPVFDPHGDPIPTASGELPEPSGILLNDLEAGQFARIIHLEDEPQTIYAQLIALGMYPGMLIRMNNKSAEKVSFIANGEERVLAPIFANNVTVDIIPEKEDSIEDNLRRLTDLKIGEQAEVVRISAACRGQQRRRLMDFGIVPGTIIMPELRSAGGDPTAYRILGTTIALRKEHARYIFVKQNSVILQ encoded by the coding sequence ATGATCACTCCGCTCATTGCATTATTATTTGGCCTACTGGTCACAATGCTCACCGGATGGTTCTTTTGGCCCAATTCGGGTTTAAATGCTAAATGGAAAAGAGCCTCCATCAACACAAAAAGGGTACTGCTGGAAGATGCCCTGAAACATATATACGACTGCGAATACAAAAGCACCTCCGCCAGCCTCAACAGTATTGCTGGCAACCTTAATATCTCCGGAGACCAGGCGGCAAGATTGATCGCACGCCTCGAATCCATGGGGCTCATCCAATCCACTACCAAACAATTGGAGTTGACGGATGTGGGCAGGTCCTACGCGCTACGGGTCATCAGGGTGCACCGGGTATGGGAACGATATCTTGCCGATGAGACCAGTTTAGGAGAGATGGAGTGGCACAATGATGCAGACTACAAGGAACACGTTATGACTATTGAAGAGGCCAACGAACTGGCTGCTTCCATAGGCAATCCTGTTTTTGACCCGCATGGCGATCCAATCCCCACCGCTTCAGGAGAATTGCCCGAACCCAGTGGTATATTGCTCAACGACCTGGAAGCAGGCCAGTTTGCGAGGATTATCCACCTGGAAGATGAACCTCAAACCATCTACGCTCAGCTAATTGCCCTCGGCATGTACCCGGGCATGCTGATCCGAATGAACAACAAATCAGCGGAGAAGGTAAGTTTCATTGCCAATGGGGAAGAAAGGGTGCTCGCGCCGATTTTCGCCAATAATGTGACGGTGGATATCATTCCGGAAAAAGAAGATTCCATCGAGGACAACCTAAGAAGGCTCACCGATCTAAAGATCGGCGAACAGGCTGAAGTGGTCAGGATTTCAGCGGCCTGCCGCGGTCAGCAACGGCGACGTTTAATGGACTTCGGCATTGTTCCCGGAACCATTATTATGCCGGAATTACGCAGCGCAGGTGGGGATCCTACTGCATATCGTATCCTAGGAACTACCATTGCCTTAAGGAAGGAACATGCCCGGTACATTTTTGTAAAACAAAATTCCGTGATCCTCCAATAA
- a CDS encoding 50S ribosome-binding GTPase: MSNNCENCPSHNVANLVKLGVIMDRFDYLVALAGNPNTGKSTVFNNLTGLHQHTGNWPGKTVARAEGGFNYGEDRFKMVDLPGTYSLLSTSTDEEVARDFILFGQPDVTVIVVDATRIERNLNLVLQILEITDRVVVCLNLMDEAKRHHIDIDVRSLSRELGVPVIPATARSNQGMDDLLQSIAEVAKGKFKPNPRRLKNHTPKLDAAIEQLSDMLLQQFPNLSNVRWVALRILEGDQSIIEAVKSGDLGTVKADAEQA, from the coding sequence ATGTCAAATAATTGCGAAAATTGCCCCTCCCACAACGTGGCCAACCTGGTAAAACTGGGGGTAATCATGGATAGATTCGACTACCTGGTGGCTTTGGCCGGCAATCCCAATACAGGCAAAAGTACCGTATTTAACAACCTGACCGGTTTGCACCAGCACACCGGCAACTGGCCCGGAAAAACCGTCGCACGCGCAGAAGGAGGTTTCAATTACGGGGAAGATCGTTTTAAAATGGTGGATTTACCCGGTACTTACTCCCTCTTATCCACCAGTACCGATGAAGAAGTGGCGCGTGATTTTATCCTATTCGGACAACCAGACGTAACCGTAATTGTAGTCGATGCCACCAGGATCGAAAGAAACCTGAACCTGGTACTCCAAATCCTGGAAATCACCGACAGAGTGGTGGTATGTCTCAACCTGATGGATGAGGCTAAAAGACATCACATTGACATTGATGTGCGTTCCCTTTCAAGGGAATTGGGCGTACCTGTTATCCCGGCCACTGCCCGAAGCAACCAGGGTATGGATGATCTGTTGCAAAGCATTGCCGAAGTGGCAAAAGGAAAATTCAAACCAAACCCACGGAGGCTTAAGAATCATACCCCAAAATTAGATGCGGCCATTGAGCAATTGAGTGATATGCTCCTGCAACAGTTCCCAAACCTATCCAATGTCCGGTGGGTGGCTCTCAGGATACTGGAAGGAGACCAGTCAATAATCGAGGCGGTAAAATCCGGAGATCTGGGCACCGTAAAGGCTGATGCCGAACAGGCTTAG
- a CDS encoding ferrous iron transporter B has protein sequence MTANNRDHIISAANTLRWELGENFHDEIMESIYKEAGKISRKTVVVTGEQQGFNLDRKIDKIVTSPVWGFPIMFLLLAVVFWLTISGANVPSALLSSLLVDTVHPLLKNFAATIGLPWWLDGLLIDGAYMAMAWVVSVMLPPMAIFFPLFTLLEDFGYLPRVAFNMDKLFHKAGAHGKQALSLCMGFGCNAAGVVSTRVIDSPRERLIAIITNNFSLCNGRWPTQILIATIFIGGTVPAYWAGIASAGAVIGIAVLGIVLTLVVSWGLSKTMLKGEASAFSLELPPYRPPHFWQTIYTSLIDRTLIVLWRAIVFAAPAGLVIWLVANVKIGDLSLAGHFINSTDSFAWWFGLNGVILLAYIIAIPANEIVIPTVLMLTVLSVNMTGVGGGAGVMFELDSVKDTATILHAGGWTLLTGINLMLFSLLHNPCSTTIYTIYKETKSAKWTMVATFIPLIMGFAVCFFVAQLWRLFVG, from the coding sequence ATGACAGCAAACAACAGAGATCATATAATATCAGCAGCCAATACGCTGCGCTGGGAGCTGGGTGAAAATTTTCATGACGAGATCATGGAATCGATCTATAAAGAAGCCGGAAAAATCTCCCGCAAAACCGTTGTCGTCACAGGAGAACAACAAGGGTTTAATCTTGACCGGAAAATTGACAAAATCGTCACGAGCCCTGTTTGGGGATTTCCGATCATGTTTTTATTGCTGGCGGTAGTTTTCTGGCTGACGATATCGGGGGCCAATGTGCCTTCCGCCTTGTTATCTTCTTTACTGGTGGATACGGTACATCCTCTGCTGAAAAACTTTGCCGCTACCATCGGTTTGCCTTGGTGGCTGGATGGATTACTCATCGACGGAGCCTATATGGCCATGGCCTGGGTCGTCAGTGTCATGTTGCCCCCTATGGCCATTTTCTTTCCGTTGTTTACCTTACTCGAAGACTTCGGGTACCTGCCGAGGGTGGCTTTCAATATGGATAAGCTATTCCATAAAGCCGGTGCTCATGGCAAGCAGGCGCTGAGTTTGTGTATGGGCTTTGGTTGCAATGCCGCAGGCGTCGTTTCTACCAGAGTTATCGACAGCCCCCGGGAAAGGCTGATAGCTATTATCACCAATAATTTCTCCCTGTGCAACGGCCGATGGCCGACTCAAATCCTGATCGCGACCATTTTTATCGGGGGAACTGTTCCAGCATATTGGGCGGGAATTGCAAGTGCCGGGGCAGTGATCGGAATAGCTGTTTTAGGAATCGTACTGACCCTGGTGGTTTCCTGGGGGCTTTCAAAGACAATGCTCAAAGGAGAAGCTTCCGCTTTCAGTCTTGAACTTCCTCCTTACCGCCCTCCCCATTTCTGGCAAACTATTTACACCTCTTTGATCGACCGTACTTTGATCGTTTTGTGGAGAGCTATTGTATTTGCAGCTCCTGCAGGGCTGGTTATCTGGCTGGTGGCCAATGTTAAGATCGGAGACTTAAGTCTGGCTGGACACTTCATCAATTCAACCGATTCCTTTGCCTGGTGGTTCGGACTCAATGGGGTGATTCTGCTCGCTTATATCATTGCCATCCCGGCCAATGAAATCGTCATTCCAACGGTATTGATGCTCACGGTTTTAAGTGTAAATATGACCGGTGTAGGAGGCGGAGCCGGGGTGATGTTTGAACTGGATTCCGTTAAGGATACGGCAACTATTCTCCATGCCGGCGGGTGGACACTGCTCACAGGAATCAACCTCATGCTTTTTAGCCTCTTGCACAACCCTTGTTCGACCACCATCTACACCATTTACAAAGAGACAAAAAGTGCCAAATGGACCATGGTCGCCACTTTTATTCCCTTAATAATGGGATTTGCAGTATGCTTTTTCGTCGCCCAGTTATGGAGGCTTTTTGTCGGATAA
- a CDS encoding phosphoheptose isomerase, whose translation MNDKNGQLNDLFNEKGEKLSPMLPDEVKNYLIDIDGTICDDIPNEEPERMLTAMPYPDALKIINKWYEEGHIITFFTSRTDEHKEVTEKWLEKNHFRYHHLLLNKPRGGNYHWIDNHIVKATRFKGKFTDLVVETRDIEVFKS comes from the coding sequence ATGAATGATAAAAATGGGCAACTGAACGACCTTTTCAACGAAAAGGGAGAAAAACTTAGCCCGATGTTACCCGATGAGGTAAAAAACTACCTGATTGACATTGACGGAACGATCTGTGATGATATACCCAATGAAGAACCGGAGCGTATGCTGACTGCTATGCCCTACCCTGATGCCCTAAAGATCATTAACAAATGGTACGAGGAAGGGCACATCATTACCTTTTTTACTTCCCGAACCGATGAACACAAAGAAGTAACTGAAAAGTGGCTTGAGAAAAATCACTTCAGATATCACCATCTGTTGTTGAACAAACCACGTGGCGGCAACTACCACTGGATTGACAATCATATTGTAAAGGCCACCCGATTCAAAGGAAAATTCACGGACCTGGTGGTAGAGACAAGGGATATCGAAGTTTTTAAATCGTAA